The following proteins are co-located in the Styela clava chromosome 15, kaStyClav1.hap1.2, whole genome shotgun sequence genome:
- the LOC144432368 gene encoding uncharacterized protein LOC144432368 codes for MSYILVRYYNKYDDDDNHPETLALEVVESDTEGCSSVNKIGDLFKWTNNGLSTYKCNKVHVAVALSKLHQDGYRVVASHVVRNPQAHQHATSETWTLVKM; via the exons ATGTCTTATATATTGGTAAGATACTACAATAAATACGACGACGACGACAACCATCCTGAAACTCTGGCGTTAGAAGTAGTCGAATCAGACACAGAGGGTTGCTCATCGGTAAATAAAATAGGAGACTTATTTAAATGGACGAAC AATGGATTATCAACGTACAAATGCAATAAAGTTCATGTAGCAGTGGCTTTGAGCAAACTACATCAGGATGGTTACAGAGTTGTTGCCTCGCATGTTGTCAGGAATCCTCAAGCTCATCAACATGCTACATCCGAAACTTGGACATTGGTTAAAATGTAA